The genomic interval GATGCTCGAATTTTAGCTGGTGAAGAAGCCTATCCCACTCGTTTAATTGGTACAAAATCGATTATCAAGGTTGAGAAATATCAACAACAATTTGAATGGTTAGAAGAAGCCATAAAAAATGGTGAGCTTTTGGAATTTAATTATGTTGAAGGATGTGCTAAATGGTCAGAGTATCAACCAATAACTTTTAGAGGTTATCCTCTACAAATTGTCTTTCATAACATTGCTTGGTATTTAGGATATGAAGTAAACAATGGAAATAAAAAAGGACTATTTACCTTTGAGAGAATCGATAGAATTCGATTTAACAAGCTCAATATTCAGCGAACAACAGAAGAACAAAAAAAATCCCTTAAAAAATTGGATCAACTTTATGCTGCTAGTGCAGGACTTTATCTAGGAAATGATGTTAATATACAAACTCAATATCTAAATTATAGACAAAGAAAAAAAATAGAATTAACTGTTATCCTGCAGGCAACAGAAAAAGCATTTAAATTTATTTGTGAAGGTAATCAAAGATTTTCTAAAATAAAAATGTCTCTTCCTGATTGGTTGAGGGGAAAGGCTTATGATCAGAGTATATTTGACCCAAGAATGAGCCAAAATATTGCTCCTTATCAATACACGATAAAAATTACTTTACCAAAATGGAGTATTTTTGATATTGATCTGATTCGTTGGATTTCTGCCTGGGGAAAAGAGGTTAAGGTAATTTATCCTTCAGACTTAGTTGAGAAAATTTACAGTATTGGCGAAGGAATTACTAGTATTTATCAGGATATTCAACTATTAGTTTGTGAGTTAGAAAGTGTCGATAGTCTAGTGAGAAACAAAGAAGGTCACCGCCATCGATTTATTGTTATTAATTGTTCTGGTAAAAACGTTAACCCTAAGATTAATCCTGGTGATATTTGCCACCTTATGGTCAATAATTCAGCTTCCCTAGATGAACAAGTTAAAAAAGCTATAGAGTTCATCAAAGAGATAAAAAAAGAATCAACAACGAAAAATAGTTTACAGTTTGTAATTTACGCTCATTCAGGAATTAGTGACGCTACTGAAGTGGCGTATCCCATTTATCGAACTTTAAAGCAAGACAATGATTTAGCTGGTTTGAGACTATTTTTGAATTATATTTGAGGTTGGATCTGCCAAAGACGGCGCTATGGGAACAAGATACAAAATCTGAGCTAAGGAAGGTAGTTGATCAACATAAAATGAGAAAAATATCACATTTTTTGATAATATCTTAGAGAAACTTAAAAAAACGTTACTTAAATATTTAGATGGATGTATTAATAGTCGGTGCAACAGGGACACTGGGAAGACAAGTGGCTCGTCACGCTTTAGATAAAGGTTATAAAGTTCGTTGTTTAGTCAGAAACCAACAGAGAGCATCTTTTCTCAAAGAATGGGGAGCTGAATTAGTGCCAGGTGATTTTTGTAAGCCTGAAACTCTCCCCCTCGCCTTAGAAGGGATAGACGCCGTAATTGATGCAGCGACAACTAGAGCTAATAGCTCAAAAAGTATTAAACAAGTAGATTGGTACGGAAAGGTAAATTTAATTCAAGCAGTCAAAAAAGCGGGTATAGAAAGATACATATTTTTCTCTATTCTCAATGCCAAAGATTATCCCAATGTTCCTTTAATGGAGATTAAACACTGTACAGAGTTGTTTTTAGCCGAATCTGGGTTAAAATATACAACACTGCAATTATGCGGTTTTATGCAGGGTTTGATTGGACAATACGCTGTACCAATTCTCGATAATCAAAGTGTCTGGGTAACAGGAGTAGAAACGCCTATAGCTTATATGAATACTCAAGATATCGCTAAATTTGCCATAGGCGCTCTAGAAGTTCCCGAAACTGAAAAAAGGACTTTTCCTGTAGTTGGACCAAAAGCTTGGACAACTAGTGAAATTATTACTTTTTGTGAAAAAATCTCAGGAAAAGAAGCTAAGATTACGCGCTCTCCTCTAGGGTTATTACGTTTTGTCAGAAATGTAGCCCGATTTTTCCAGTGGACACAGAATGCGAGCGATCGCCTTGCTTTTGTTGAAGTCTTAGCAGGAGGTAAACCCTTAGACGCTCCTATGGAAGAAGTGTATCAAGTTTTTGGTTTAGATCCCCAAGAAACTACTACCCTAGAAGAATATCTAGAAGAGTACTTTAACCGCATCTTGAAAAAACTCAAAGAAGTCGGTTACGACAAAAAGAAAAAACAGAAACCAAAAAGAAGTCCCTTTAAACAACAAAAGTCTTGAGAATTTTGTCAAAATAGCCAAAGTAAAGAAAATAGGATCAGTTGTTGTGCCAAAAGCAGGCATTATTTATAACGATAATAAACCCATAGCTTGTCGTATAGCTAATAAACTAGAAGACAAGCTCAAAAAAAATGGCTGGGAAGTAGTCATAGCTAGAGGTTTTTGGGGAATTTTGGGATATTCTCGTCCCGATTCTCCTGTTTGTTACACTCCCAT from Gloeocapsa sp. DLM2.Bin57 carries:
- a CDS encoding NAD-dependent epimerase/dehydratase family protein, which gives rise to MDVLIVGATGTLGRQVARHALDKGYKVRCLVRNQQRASFLKEWGAELVPGDFCKPETLPLALEGIDAVIDAATTRANSSKSIKQVDWYGKVNLIQAVKKAGIERYIFFSILNAKDYPNVPLMEIKHCTELFLAESGLKYTTLQLCGFMQGLIGQYAVPILDNQSVWVTGVETPIAYMNTQDIAKFAIGALEVPETEKRTFPVVGPKAWTTSEIITFCEKISGKEAKITRSPLGLLRFVRNVARFFQWTQNASDRLAFVEVLAGGKPLDAPMEEVYQVFGLDPQETTTLEEYLEEYFNRILKKLKEVGYDKKKKQKPKRSPFKQQKS